A single window of Neurospora crassa OR74A linkage group VII, whole genome shotgun sequence DNA harbors:
- the cdc7 gene encoding cell cycle protein kinase, with product MAAVTSTRRQREEEHFRLHQDAPSTQDTEMSEEAEQQHHYGNTGRHDAHNVDEHEHDDEEEEEQRQAEEEVEASSATEGEGEQQEDQHGDEDDDQDSVSSDSSDDGIVDPNIQDDMEKLQNTFPNFRQQYRLIKRIGEGTFSTVYKAEDLVYDQYDNSWDYEQESDKWAPPPLRTYGRSSGSSMTSRPRRKPKYVAIKKIYVTSSPTRILNELDLLHDLRGCTSVCPLITAFRETDQVIAILPYFRHADFREYFRKMTPTDIAIYLRSLFTALESVHRHKILHRDIKPTNFLYDPATRRGVLVDFGLAEREGSECKPCLCHEDSTTRRNRLRTAHLNSSVPHNGYPKQDTRPSRRANRAGTRGFRAPEVLFKCTEQTTKIDIWSAGVILLTILSKRFPFFNSADDVEAMIEIATIFGIKRMRQAGQLHGCMFETTIPTIGTQGFSFERIILWSTCRDTGVKMPEDEKLAVEFLAKCMDLDPARRISAEDALNHPFLQMGLEKEHGGSQSGEEEEEGEEDEMDILRV from the exons ATGGCGGCCGTTACCTCAACACGTCGCcaacgagaagaagagcacTTCCGCTTACACCAAGATGCGCCCTCCACTCAGGATACCGAAATGAGCGAGGAGGCagagcaacaacaccattaCGGCAACACTGGCCGCCATGACGCCCACAACGTGGACGAACATGAacacgacgacgaggaagaggaggagcagcgacaggccgaagaggaggtCGAAGCAAGCAGTGCTACAGAGGGCGAAGGGGAGCAACAGGAGGATCAACACGgggacgaagacgatgacCAAGATTCGGTCTCTTCCGACAGCTCAGACGACGGCATTGTCGACCCCAACATCCAGGACGACATGGAGAAACTCCAAAACACCTTTCCCAATTTCCGACAGCAGTATCGGCTGATCAAGCGCATCGGAGAAG GCACCTTTTCGACCGTTTACAAAGCCGAAGACCTCGTCTACGATCAGTACGACAATTCGTGGGACTACGAACAAGAAAGTGACAAGTGGGCGCCTCCCCCTCTCAGGACATACGGACGCAGCTCGGGCTCCAGTATGACCAGTCGCCCACGACGCAAACCCAAATATGTCGCCATCAAGAAGATCTACGtcacctcctctcccacccGTATTCTGAACGAGCTCGACTTGCTACACGACCTGCGCGGCTGCACATCAGTCTGCCCCCTAATCACCGCCTTCCGCGAGACCGACCAGGTTATTGCTATCCTCCCTTACTTCCGCCATGCCGACTTCCGCGAATACTTCCGCAAGATGACACCTACGGATATCGCCATCTACCTGCGGTCCCTCTTCACTGCGCTCGAGAGCGTCCACCGCCACAAGATCCTTCACCGTGACATCAAACCCACAAACTTTCTCTACGACCCCGCCACCAGGCGCGGTGTTCTCGTCGACTTTGGTCTTGCCGAGCGTGAGGGGTCCGAATGCAAGCCCTGCCTCTGCCATGAGGATTCGACCACCCGGCGCAACCGCCTCCGCACCGCCCACCTTAACTCCAGTGTGCCGCACAACGGCTACCCGAAACAAGACACGCGCCCCTCGCGGCGCGCCAACCGCGCTGGCACCCGAGGCTTCCGTGCGCCCGAAGTGCTGTTCAAGTGTACGGAGCAAACCACCAAAATCGATATTTGGTCTGCCGGCGTgatcctcctcaccatcctGTCCAAACgcttccccttcttcaactCAGCCGACGACGTCGAAGCCATGATCGAGATTGCCACCATCTTCGGTATTAAGCGCATGCGACAGGCCGGCCAGCTCCATGGGTGCATGTTTGAGACGACCATCCCGACGATAGGTACGCAGGGGTTCAGTTTTGAGCGCATCATTCTCTGGAGCACGTGTCGGGATACGGGCGTCAAGATGCCCGAGGATGAGAAATTGGCGGTGGAGTTTTTGGCCAAGTGCATGGACCTGGATCCAGCGAGGAGAATCAGTGCAGAGGATGCATTGAATCATCCCTTTCTGCAGATGGGATTAGAGAAGGAACATGGTGGAAGCCAAAgtggcgaggaagaggaagagggggaggaggatgagatgGATATCTTGCGGGTTTAG